One segment of Danio aesculapii chromosome 3, fDanAes4.1, whole genome shotgun sequence DNA contains the following:
- the bcl2l12 gene encoding uncharacterized protein bcl2l12, producing MADMVVQPSSPPLSISLLAIKAETRLVLKSFLRNTLAVAPGERPGRIGGEYHDPNKFSASLKGRMKKDGNGWDSLDEEISAAEEKKHGIKNLIKRRLRPRSSTSRGKKSGSAEPTPNNTLEKQKPAQSDKPSTNGAHSLPRKTEEEICIPSSASEEEGDKKSGGKNKKKKKKSTISELLKKVSFKKEEPRPQRPSKLPVNIHTDSPELDESLMVHSPSHPPAFYDDVAETLDRIAQKHSVKNRSSVKPMPLPSAPKENDKEAMVQQLVQILTSEGDAINEKINDNPFLRSTLTRLSYPSFAKLLDMYASQSEDPHVPPPVSPTLRRLAITMEASRRVVTATGAHRLTGYAERYMESFAPWLRSHGGWENIAQLDDSVINQSHLEYN from the exons ATGGCAGATATGGTGGTCCAGCCCTCTTCACCTCCTTTATCCATCTCTCTCCTGGCGATCAAAGCAGAGACGCGGCTGGTTCTGAAGTCTTTCCTGCGTAATACTCTCGCAGTCGCTCCTGGAGAGAGACCTGGGAGAATAGGAGGAGAATATCATGACCCAAACAAATTCAG TGCCTCATTGAAAGGGAGGATGAAGAAAGATGGTAATGGATGGGACTCTTTGGATGAGGAGATCAGTGCTGCAGAGGAGAAGAAACATGGAATTAAAAATTTAATCAAAAGAAGACTGAGACCCCGCTCATCCACCAGCCGTGGTAAGAAAAGCGGCAGTGCTGAACCGACACCAAACAACACCCTGGAGAAGCAGAAGCCGGCTCAGTCTGACAAGCCCTCAACAAATGGAGCACACAGTTTACCCAGGAAAACAGAG GAGGAAATATGCATTCCATCCTCGGCGTCTGAGGAGGAGGGTGACAAAAAGTCAGGgggaaaaaataagaaaaagaagaaaaaaagcacaatatcagagttattaaaaaaagtatcatttaaaaaagaagagcCTCGTCCTCAACGCCCATCCAAACTGCCTGTAAATATCCATACAGACAGCCCAGAGCTTGATGAGAGCTTGATGGTCCACTCACCAT CTCATCCTCCCGCGTTTTATGATGATGTGGCAGAAACTCTGGACAGAATTGCACAAAAACACAGTGTGAAAAACAGATCCTCAGTTAAACCAATGCCTCTACCAAGTGCACCTAAAG AGAATGACAAAGAGGCTATGGTTCAACAACTAGTTCAGATACTCACTTCAGAAGGGGACGCCATAAATGAGAAG ataaatgacAACCCCTTCCTGCGGTCCACCCTGACGCGCCTCTCCTACCCATCCTTTGCCAAATTGCTGGACATGTATGCCAGTCAGAGCGAAGACCCCCACGTCCCCCCGCCAGTCAGTCCAACACTACGGCGTCTGGCCATCACAATGGAAGCGTCTCGACGGGTCGTCACTGCCACTGGTGCTCATCGTCTGACAGGATATGCTGAACGTTACATGGAGAGCTTTGCACCTTGGCTACGGAGTCACGGAGGTTGG GAGAACATAGCACAATTAGATGACAGTGTGATCAATCAGTCACATCTGGAGTACAATTGA
- the si:ch73-248e21.7 gene encoding uncharacterized protein si:ch73-248e21.7: MLSAFSITFTSLKSGSSRKTEAQLSTYFIQASTLSDFPPSVHIMGLILRNLLLFLVLGPCFMSTGAQEFTATDENITTSLPNNVTVEDTTVLSSFYHFTDETISSAPVDPVTDVQTEPVTYDLQTTLASTTGTMQDTTTMNTTPLDPVIEETTPESASETMATAQIQQTTMTSTTLPVFIETSMTEQKTPEATTTSQFETTVAFNVPMLTSPSERPMDFITTGALAMTTSDSTEDPKTTTNMTEPSTDGTTIILFDSVDTSMTTSTETPTSTSQLTESDAITIEVLNNNTVSEVFMPVTSGVNVEQSTFHEETNWLLIIIVCAIVACVLCVIVILFIQQRKKKASQTFGPAYMNGQSKRSKKKKGEVDDGWAGPVNLEAGADCDADVQEALLHNDEKKDGDDVVLSTFATLDEDAMSDGGVGGEGTKEAKKWEEQEPMPFIDEDVDENKAGKTLSGNESSKGDGKSEENMNGGETFCLTTAV; encoded by the coding sequence ATGCTTTCTGCATTTTCGATCACATTCACAAGCCTCAAAAGTGGATCATCAAGGAAAACAGAAGCTCAGTTGAGCACATACTTTATACAAGCTTCTACATTGAGCGACTTTCCACCTAGCGTGCACATCATGGGGCTCATCTTAAGAAATCTGCTACTGTTTCTTGTTCTCGGGCCCTGTTTCATGTCCACCGGTGCACAAGAGTTTACAGCGACAGATGAAAATATCACCACCTCATTACCTAATAATGTCACCGTGGAAGACACAactgttctgtcatcattttatcATTTCACTGATGAAACCATCAGTTCTGCACCAGTAGATCCGGTCACAGATGTCCAAACAGAACCAGTCACATATGATCTGCAGACCACACTTGCGAGCACCACAGGCACCATGCAGGACACAACAACTATGAATACTACACCACTCGATCCTGTTATTGAAGAAACAACACCAGAATCTGCTTCTGAAACAATGGCAACAGCTCAAATTCAGCAGACCACAATGACCAGCACTACTCTGCCTGTTTTTATAGAAACATCAATGACTGAACAGAAAACCCCAGAAGCCACAACCACAAGTCAGTTTGAAACAACTGTTGCCTTCAATGTACCAATGCTGACCAGTCCTTCAGAACGTCCAATGGATTTCATCACAACAGGAGCTTTGGCCATGACGACGTCTGATTCAACAGAAGATCCCAAAACCACAACCAACATGACTGAACCTTCTACAGATGGGACTACGATCATATTGTTTGACTCTGTGGACACCAGCATGACAACCTCCACTGAAACTCCAACATCCACTTCACAATTGACTGAAAGTGATGCTATTACAATTGAAGTGTTAAATAACAACACAGTCTCTGAAGTTTTCATGCCTGTCACAAGTGGTGTAAACGTTGAGCAAAGTACTTTTCATGAAGAAACCAACTGGTTATTAATAATCATAGTGTGTGCAATCGTTGCCTGTGTGCTATGTGTTATCGTGATACTGTTTATACAACAGCGAAAGAAAAAGGCCTCTCAGACATTTGGCCCAGCGTACATGAATGGACAAAGCAAACGGTCTAAGAAGAAAAAAGGGGAGGTGGATGATGGGTGGGCGGGACCTGTGAATCTGGAGGCGGGAGCTGATTGTGACGCTGACGTCCAGGAGGCTCTTCTGCATAATGATGAGAAAAAGGATGGAGACGATGTGGTGCTCAGTACATTCGCCACCCTGGATGAAGATGCCATGTCTGATGGAGGAGTGGGTGGAGAAGGAACCAAAGAGGCTAAGAAATGGGAGGAGCAGGAACCTATGCCTTTTATTGATGAGGATGTGGATGAAAACAAGGCGGGAAAAACACTGTCAGGAAATGAGAGTTCGAAGGGAGACGGGAAAAGTGAAGAGAACATGAATGGAGGAGAAACGTTCTGTCTTACCACGGCTGTCTAA
- the tspan4b gene encoding tetraspanin-4, which yields MSVSRGCLCCVKYLMFVFNLIFWLGGCGLFGVGVWLAFTQSEFSSLPLSFPSLSAANLLLVAGGVTMVTGFLGCLGALKEQKCLLLTFFVILLILVLTEVVLILVLSLYHEELDKKAKDDLREGMKDYSKNKELQKSWDNMQMIFKCCGVSNHTDWHNKTTDGKLPDSCCSNNPLNCRHWEEPCYEKAKEWLLTNITSVLGFGVCIGIVQFLALVFSMLMYCQILRAEKYMD from the exons ATGTCTGTCTCACGAGGTTGCCTCTGCTGTGTGAAGTACCTCATGTTTGTCTTCAACCTCATCTTTTGG TTGGGAGGATGCGGTTTATTTGGTGTTGGGGTTTGGCTCGCCTTCACACAGTCAGAGTTTTCATCTCTACCGCTGTCCTTCCCTTCACTCTCCGCCGCCAACCTACTGCTTGTTGCTGGAGGCGTTACCATGGTGACAGGATTTCTGGGATGCCTAGGTGCTCTGAAAGAGCAGAAGTGTCTGTTGTTGACG TTTTTTGTGATCCTCTTGATTCTAGTCCTGACAGAAGTTGTGCTGATTTTGGTTTTGAGTTTGTATCACGAAGAG CTGGACAAAAAAGCCAAGGATGACCTAAGAGAAGGAATGAAAGACTAcagcaaaaataaagaactgcagaAATCCTGGGACAACATGCAGATGATT TTCAAGTGCTGTGGCGTGAGCAACCACACCGACTGGCACAACAAAACAACCGATGGCAAACTTCCTGATTCCTGCTGCAGTAACAATCCTTTAAACTGTCGTCACTGGGAAGAG CCATGCTATGAGAAAGCCAAGGAGTGGCTTCTGACTAACATCACCTCAGTGCTTGGTTTTGGAGTTTGCATTGGAATCGTCCAG TTTCTTGCTTTGGTGTTCTCCATGCTGATGTACTGCCAAATCCTCAGAGCAGAAAAATACATGGACTGa